A portion of the Adhaeribacter radiodurans genome contains these proteins:
- a CDS encoding class I SAM-dependent DNA methyltransferase: MSADEIANKLWNLCNVLRDDGVTYHQYLNELTYILFLRLSEVKKFEVDIPEEYQWSRLKSITDNKDLFDRYREMLATISTKSNNAAIKEIYTNASSTLRKPVNLRTLITSIDAIDWYDEHEQDKIATIYEELLERNAGEKKSGAGQYFTPRPLINVMVDLISPKVGERWNDPAAGTFGFMIAADQYLREKTDNYYDLDDKQRQFQINEAFSGCELVQDAHRLALMNAKLHGLESRIEMGDTLSELGKSFRNYDGVLANPPFGTKQGGERPSRDDLTYLSSNKQLNFLQHIYRSLHKKGGARAAVILPDNVLFEDGDGRKIRHDLMNKCNLHTILRLPTGIFYAAGVKTNVLFFERGNTENGNTEKVWFYDMRTNAPSYGKRTPFTRFAFADFVKAYTGGIEITEVKEAFDGKVDHEKRGLVQDERWSCLTREDIAKKNDSLDLGLIADASFSNDANTDEPIDIAREAAEELKSIQTELNSIMALLG; encoded by the coding sequence ATGAGTGCTGACGAAATTGCGAATAAACTCTGGAACCTGTGTAATGTATTACGTGACGACGGCGTTACCTATCACCAATACCTGAATGAATTAACCTATATTTTATTTTTACGCCTCTCGGAAGTAAAGAAATTTGAAGTAGATATTCCGGAAGAATACCAATGGTCTAGGTTAAAAAGCATTACCGATAATAAAGATTTATTTGATAGGTACCGGGAGATGCTAGCTACCATTAGTACCAAATCGAATAATGCGGCGATAAAGGAAATTTATACCAACGCCTCATCTACCCTGCGTAAGCCGGTAAACCTGCGCACCCTTATTACCAGCATCGATGCCATTGATTGGTACGATGAACACGAACAAGACAAAATTGCTACCATTTACGAGGAACTGCTGGAGCGCAACGCCGGCGAAAAGAAAAGCGGGGCCGGTCAGTATTTCACGCCCCGGCCGTTGATTAACGTAATGGTAGATTTAATTTCCCCGAAAGTAGGTGAACGCTGGAACGACCCAGCCGCCGGCACCTTCGGTTTCATGATTGCCGCCGACCAGTACCTCCGCGAAAAGACCGATAATTATTACGACCTGGACGATAAACAACGGCAGTTCCAGATAAACGAAGCTTTTAGCGGCTGCGAACTGGTGCAGGATGCCCACCGCCTGGCCCTCATGAACGCCAAACTGCACGGTCTGGAAAGCCGCATCGAAATGGGTGATACCCTTTCGGAATTAGGCAAGAGCTTCCGGAATTACGATGGCGTGTTGGCTAACCCGCCCTTTGGCACTAAGCAAGGCGGTGAACGCCCTTCCCGCGATGATTTAACCTATCTATCGAGCAACAAGCAGCTCAACTTTTTGCAGCACATTTACCGTTCTTTGCACAAAAAAGGCGGTGCCCGGGCGGCCGTGATATTGCCCGACAACGTGCTGTTTGAAGACGGCGATGGCCGCAAAATACGCCATGACTTAATGAACAAGTGCAACCTGCACACCATCCTACGATTGCCCACCGGAATCTTTTATGCCGCCGGGGTAAAAACCAATGTGTTGTTTTTTGAGCGCGGCAACACTGAAAATGGCAATACTGAAAAAGTTTGGTTTTACGACATGCGCACGAACGCACCAAGCTACGGCAAGCGCACGCCTTTTACCCGTTTTGCTTTCGCTGATTTTGTAAAAGCCTATACTGGTGGCATTGAAATTACCGAAGTGAAGGAAGCTTTTGATGGTAAAGTAGACCACGAAAAAAGAGGTTTGGTGCAAGATGAACGCTGGAGTTGCTTAACACGGGAAGATATTGCCAAAAAGAACGACTCTCTGGATTTAGGATTGATTGCCGATGCTAGTTTTAGCAACGATGCTAATACTGATGAGCCTATAGATATTGCGCGAGAAGCTGCCGAAGAATTGAAATCTATACAAACTGAGTTAAATAGTATAATGGCGTTGTTGGGATGA
- the hsdR gene encoding type I restriction-modification system endonuclease encodes MASSNFFFLEEEFPILFNIGQSAEFYLHQDPVASLFKIRLFGERLTEKLFEEHNLQFPYENSFHNRIKTLELERVLPTNIKDLFFHIKEKGNVAVHQNKGSIDDAKHGLFSAFKLSKWFYETYSRNNQDISGVKYQVPAIQDTRHALQELETSFKDLQSKFTQLLEERETKGLPEEKQQAIQQRSEKAARKIEMTEAETRDLIDAQLRKAGWEADTATLNYKLKKTLPQKGKNLAIAEWPASSKWADYALFIGLELYGIVEAKKYAQDISTNLGQSKIYAELVQANHNAVFLGEWHKYKVPFLFSTNGRPYLEQIKTKSGIWFLDVRKAENHAKALQGWYSPEGLIRLYKADVEEANAKLTKTNLDFLESKAGLGLRKYQINAIRAVEENLVQHPEKKRALLAMATGTGKTRTIIGLCYHLIKSNRFNRILFLVDRTLLGTQALNAFKDNKVADLNTFAEVYDIKGLKDALPDIDSRLHFATVQSVVKRLFYNDSTVDIPAVDQYDCIIIDEAHRGYLLDRELDENDLAFKDQQDYISKYRMVLDYFDAYAIGLTATPALHTTSIFGPPVYTYSYTEAVVDGFLIDHDPPYIIQTKLNQEGIVWNKGEKPKAYDQENNEIIELDQLEDELQIDVAGFNKLVVTENFNRTVLKQLVKELDPDGEEKTLIFAATDNHADAVVAYLKEEFKNIGVDVPDKSIEKITGNCHNPQELVNRYKNEKYPNIAVTVDLLTTGIDVPAICNIVFLRRVKSRILYEQMLGRATRRCDEINKTTFRIFDAVGIYDTLKDYTQMKPVVVDPKTTFTQLTEELKEIDNNERARKQLEQIIAKLHRKKRLITGHEEEKFKYNAGGSDPDTLINFFKNEPVSQSLHKALQLSGLWQYLDELKPASSVMYVSEHHDEYLRTEIGYGKAKKPEDYLESFTQFIKTNPNRIAALDMVCTSPKNLNRQSLKELYLALDQAGFNQKTIRTAWKEVKKEDIAADIISYIRTLAMGNSLISHEDRIKNAVKKVQAMRPWNKTQEKWLDRFEKQLLQESILQLEDLDKSPFADDGGFLRLNKIFDNQLEEVISTLNEHLYIQTA; translated from the coding sequence ATGGCGTCTTCCAACTTCTTTTTTCTAGAAGAAGAATTTCCGATTTTATTCAACATAGGGCAATCGGCTGAGTTTTACTTGCACCAAGACCCAGTGGCAAGTCTTTTTAAGATTCGGTTGTTTGGCGAGCGCTTAACGGAGAAGCTCTTTGAGGAACATAATCTACAGTTTCCTTACGAAAATTCTTTTCATAACCGGATAAAAACCCTCGAGCTGGAGCGGGTACTACCAACCAATATAAAAGACCTGTTCTTTCATATCAAAGAGAAAGGCAACGTAGCCGTACACCAAAACAAAGGCTCCATAGATGATGCCAAGCACGGCTTGTTTTCCGCCTTTAAACTGAGCAAGTGGTTTTACGAGACTTACTCCCGGAATAATCAAGATATTTCGGGAGTTAAGTATCAGGTACCGGCTATACAAGATACCCGCCACGCTTTACAGGAACTGGAAACCAGTTTTAAAGACCTCCAAAGCAAGTTTACCCAACTGCTGGAAGAACGGGAGACCAAAGGCTTACCGGAAGAAAAGCAGCAGGCTATTCAGCAGCGTTCGGAGAAAGCTGCCCGCAAGATAGAAATGACCGAGGCAGAAACCAGGGATTTGATTGATGCCCAGCTACGCAAAGCCGGTTGGGAAGCGGATACGGCAACGCTTAACTATAAGCTGAAAAAGACTTTACCCCAAAAAGGAAAAAATCTGGCTATTGCCGAATGGCCGGCTAGTTCAAAATGGGCGGATTATGCTTTGTTTATTGGTTTGGAGCTGTACGGTATTGTAGAAGCCAAGAAATACGCTCAGGATATTTCTACCAACCTCGGCCAATCCAAAATATATGCCGAGTTGGTACAGGCCAATCATAATGCTGTATTTCTGGGAGAATGGCATAAATACAAGGTACCTTTTTTATTCTCTACCAACGGCCGACCTTACCTGGAACAGATTAAAACCAAAAGTGGTATCTGGTTTTTAGATGTGCGTAAAGCCGAGAACCATGCCAAGGCGCTGCAAGGCTGGTATTCGCCGGAAGGATTAATCCGATTGTATAAAGCAGATGTTGAGGAAGCTAACGCCAAGCTCACCAAAACCAATCTTGATTTTCTGGAAAGCAAAGCCGGCTTAGGGTTGCGTAAATACCAGATAAATGCCATTCGGGCCGTAGAAGAAAACCTGGTGCAACATCCGGAAAAGAAACGAGCCTTACTGGCCATGGCTACCGGCACCGGTAAAACTCGCACCATCATTGGCCTGTGTTATCATTTAATCAAGTCGAACCGGTTTAATCGCATTCTGTTTCTCGTGGATCGGACTTTACTAGGTACCCAGGCCCTGAATGCTTTTAAAGATAACAAGGTAGCCGACCTGAATACTTTTGCCGAAGTGTATGACATTAAAGGCTTAAAAGATGCCCTTCCGGATATAGATAGCCGCCTGCATTTTGCCACGGTACAAAGTGTAGTTAAGCGTTTATTTTACAACGATTCTACAGTAGATATACCCGCCGTAGACCAATACGATTGCATAATTATTGATGAAGCCCACCGGGGTTATTTATTGGATAGAGAATTAGACGAAAATGATTTAGCTTTTAAAGACCAGCAGGATTACATCAGTAAATACCGGATGGTGCTCGATTATTTCGATGCCTACGCCATTGGCTTAACCGCTACTCCGGCTTTACATACCACCAGCATTTTTGGTCCGCCGGTTTATACGTACTCTTACACCGAAGCTGTGGTAGATGGCTTCCTCATCGACCACGACCCGCCGTATATCATCCAGACGAAGCTCAACCAGGAAGGCATTGTCTGGAACAAAGGCGAGAAACCCAAAGCTTACGACCAGGAAAATAATGAGATTATTGAGCTGGACCAGTTAGAAGACGAATTACAGATTGATGTGGCCGGCTTTAATAAACTGGTAGTAACCGAAAACTTTAACCGCACGGTTCTAAAACAACTGGTAAAAGAACTCGACCCGGACGGCGAGGAGAAAACCCTTATTTTTGCCGCTACCGATAACCATGCCGATGCGGTAGTAGCCTACTTAAAAGAAGAATTTAAAAATATTGGCGTAGACGTACCCGATAAATCTATTGAGAAAATAACCGGCAATTGCCATAACCCGCAGGAGCTGGTAAACCGTTATAAAAACGAAAAATACCCCAACATTGCCGTTACTGTAGATTTACTCACCACCGGTATCGATGTGCCCGCCATCTGCAATATTGTGTTTCTGCGCCGGGTAAAATCCCGGATTTTGTACGAACAAATGCTGGGCCGCGCTACCCGCCGTTGCGACGAAATAAACAAAACCACTTTCCGGATATTCGATGCCGTAGGTATTTACGACACCTTGAAGGATTACACCCAAATGAAACCGGTAGTGGTAGACCCCAAAACCACTTTTACCCAATTAACCGAAGAGCTAAAAGAAATCGACAATAACGAACGGGCAAGAAAGCAACTGGAGCAAATTATTGCCAAACTGCACCGGAAGAAAAGACTTATTACCGGCCACGAAGAAGAAAAATTTAAATATAACGCCGGTGGTTCCGACCCGGATACCCTGATTAACTTTTTTAAGAATGAGCCCGTTTCCCAGAGCCTGCACAAAGCCTTGCAGCTATCGGGTTTGTGGCAGTACCTCGACGAGTTAAAACCAGCTTCCTCAGTGATGTACGTGTCGGAACACCACGACGAGTACCTGCGCACCGAAATTGGTTACGGCAAAGCTAAAAAGCCGGAAGACTACCTGGAAAGCTTTACCCAATTTATTAAAACCAACCCGAACAGGATTGCTGCGCTGGATATGGTGTGTACCAGCCCGAAAAACCTAAACCGGCAATCGCTAAAAGAATTATATTTAGCTTTGGACCAAGCCGGCTTTAACCAGAAAACAATCCGGACAGCCTGGAAAGAAGTAAAAAAGGAGGACATTGCGGCCGATATTATTTCCTATATTCGGACTCTGGCCATGGGTAATTCCCTCATCAGCCACGAAGACCGCATTAAAAATGCCGTGAAAAAGGTACAAGCCATGCGCCCCTGGAATAAAACCCAGGAGAAATGGCTGGACCGTTTCGAGAAGCAATTGCTGCAGGAAAGCATTCTGCAGCTCGAAGACCTGGATAAGTCCCCATTTGCCGATGACGGGGGCTTTTTGCGCCTGAACAAAATATTTGATAACCAACTGGAAGAGGTTATCTCTACCCTGAACGAACATTTATATATTCAAACTGCTTAA
- a CDS encoding helix-turn-helix domain-containing protein — protein sequence MKHEARIKSFGQHLKKIRAEKGMSQQELADRANIAKQTIYRIENAQFAVTLDVLLALSEGLEMPLKDLMDFPILPTT from the coding sequence GTGAAACATGAAGCAAGAATTAAGTCGTTTGGGCAGCATCTCAAAAAGATTAGAGCCGAGAAAGGCATGAGTCAGCAAGAACTGGCTGATCGGGCCAATATTGCCAAGCAAACCATTTACCGGATTGAGAATGCGCAGTTTGCCGTGACCTTAGATGTATTGTTAGCCTTGAGTGAAGGCTTAGAAATGCCGTTAAAGGACTTAATGGATTTTCCCATTCTGCCCACCACCTAA